In Paracoccus aminophilus JCM 7686, a single window of DNA contains:
- a CDS encoding ABC transporter permease: MVSLIPARLAKSDTISARLARGILSSPKATIAAILCVLLIAASLLAPWIAPQNPYDLGAIDFFDSRLPPGSTSMGGMTYWLGTDTQGRDMLSAMLYGLRTSLGVGATAGLLAMLVGTLLGLIAAYARGWLDALIMRFVDLMLSLPTILVALMILVIFGQGTWKVILALIFVQWAYFARAVRAAALVETGKDYVDAARCLGLSPLRILIWHILPNCLPQLIVIATIQVATAIAAEATLSFLGIGLPITEPSLGLLIANGYQVLMAGLYWMSVFPGVLLLVLVFSINVVGDRLREVLNPRLAQ, encoded by the coding sequence ATGGTGAGCCTTATTCCCGCCCGTCTCGCGAAAAGCGACACGATTTCCGCTCGTCTGGCACGCGGTATCCTGTCCAGCCCCAAGGCCACGATCGCGGCGATCCTCTGCGTGCTGCTGATCGCGGCCTCGCTGCTGGCGCCGTGGATTGCGCCGCAAAACCCCTATGATCTGGGCGCGATCGACTTTTTCGACAGCCGCCTGCCGCCGGGCAGCACCTCGATGGGGGGCATGACCTATTGGCTCGGCACCGATACGCAGGGCCGCGACATGCTCTCGGCGATGCTTTACGGGCTGCGCACCTCGCTTGGCGTCGGCGCGACCGCCGGGCTTTTGGCGATGCTCGTCGGCACGCTGCTCGGGCTGATCGCGGCCTATGCGCGCGGCTGGCTGGATGCGCTGATCATGCGCTTTGTCGATCTGATGCTGTCGCTGCCGACGATACTTGTCGCGCTAATGATCCTTGTGATCTTCGGTCAGGGCACGTGGAAGGTCATCCTCGCGCTGATCTTCGTGCAATGGGCCTATTTCGCCCGCGCCGTCCGCGCCGCCGCGCTGGTCGAGACCGGCAAGGATTACGTCGATGCCGCGCGCTGCCTTGGCCTTTCGCCCCTGCGCATCCTGATCTGGCATATCCTGCCCAACTGCCTGCCCCAGCTGATCGTCATCGCGACGATTCAGGTCGCAACCGCGATCGCCGCCGAGGCGACGCTGAGCTTTCTCGGCATCGGTCTGCCGATCACCGAGCCCTCGCTCGGGCTGCTGATAGCCAATGGCTATCAGGTGCTGATGGCCGGGCTTTACTGGATGAGCGTGTTCCCCGGGGTTCTGCTGCTCGTCCTCGTCTTTTCGATCAATGTCGTGGGCGACCGCCTGCGCGAGGTCCTGAACCCGAGGCTGGCGCAATGA
- a CDS encoding ABC transporter ATP-binding protein, protein MSDDTILKVEGLKTWFETPKGTVKSVDGVDLELKRGEILGLVGESGSGKSITGFSILGLIDKPGRVVEGRIDFRGEDLRKASAKRLRVLRGDRIAMIFQDPMMTLNPVLKIGTQMIETVQAHRKVSRAEARALARDALGKVGIPHPEERIDAYPHEFSGGMRQRVAIAIALLHEPDLIIADEPTTALDVTIQSQILAEMQKLSKEMGLAMIWISHDLGVVAALAQKVAVMYAGRIVERGLTGEVLDHPMHPYTRGLIDSTPMANVRGRPLKQIPGAAPPPLGRPEGCPFRPRCAFATDACLTEPAETSAGSHGWRCFHPREVLA, encoded by the coding sequence ATGAGCGATGACACGATTCTCAAGGTCGAAGGCCTCAAAACCTGGTTCGAGACGCCCAAGGGCACGGTCAAATCCGTCGATGGCGTCGATCTCGAGCTCAAGCGCGGCGAGATCCTTGGCCTCGTCGGCGAAAGCGGATCGGGCAAATCGATCACCGGCTTCTCGATCCTCGGGCTGATCGACAAGCCCGGCCGCGTGGTCGAGGGCCGGATCGATTTTCGCGGCGAGGATCTGCGCAAGGCCTCGGCCAAGCGGCTGCGCGTCCTGCGCGGCGACCGTATCGCGATGATCTTCCAAGATCCGATGATGACGCTGAATCCGGTCCTCAAGATCGGCACCCAGATGATCGAGACGGTGCAGGCCCATCGCAAGGTCAGCCGCGCCGAGGCCCGCGCTTTGGCGCGCGATGCGCTTGGCAAGGTCGGCATCCCCCATCCCGAAGAGCGCATTGACGCCTATCCGCATGAGTTTTCAGGCGGGATGCGTCAGCGCGTGGCGATTGCCATCGCCCTGCTGCATGAGCCCGATCTGATCATCGCCGACGAGCCGACGACCGCGCTTGATGTGACGATCCAAAGCCAGATCCTCGCCGAGATGCAGAAACTCTCGAAAGAGATGGGGTTGGCGATGATCTGGATCAGCCACGATCTCGGCGTGGTTGCGGCGCTCGCCCAGAAGGTCGCGGTGATGTATGCGGGCCGCATCGTCGAGCGCGGTCTGACCGGCGAAGTGCTCGATCATCCGATGCATCCCTATACGCGCGGGCTGATCGATTCGACGCCCATGGCCAATGTGCGCGGCCGCCCGCTCAAGCAGATCCCGGGCGCGGCCCCGCCGCCGCTTGGCCGCCCCGAGGGCTGCCCCTTCCGCCCGCGCTGCGCCTTTGCCACCGATGCCTGCCTGACCGAGCCCGCCGAAACATCGGCCGGCAGCCATGGCTGGCGCTGTTTCCATCCCAGAGAGGTCCTCGCATGA
- a CDS encoding ABC transporter permease, with the protein MPVRERAVAMIVFVLRRLLQTVLVLLLTSVIVFLGVYAIGDPLEILLPADASLAEKAQVAASLKLDQPLPVQYLSFLSSALHGDFGNSFVFNRPALQVIFERLPATLELTITAMILSLLIGMPLGLWAGTRPGSRVDETVMTGSILGFSLPNFWQGMMLVMIFSVWLGWLPSTGRGETGTIFGITTSYATLDGIRHLILPATNLALAQIALVIRMTRTGVQETMPLDFVKYARARGLSERRILFVHVLKTILIPIITILGVEFGSLVAFAVVTETIFAWPGVGKLIIDSINALDRPIIVAYILVIVCLFSLINFVVDVLYSALDPRIRGRQ; encoded by the coding sequence ATGCCGGTCCGCGAAAGGGCCGTGGCGATGATCGTCTTTGTGCTGCGCCGACTGCTTCAGACAGTTCTGGTACTGCTGCTGACCTCGGTCATCGTCTTTCTTGGCGTCTATGCCATTGGCGATCCGCTGGAGATCTTGCTGCCTGCGGATGCCTCGCTGGCGGAAAAGGCGCAGGTTGCCGCCTCGCTCAAGCTCGACCAGCCGCTGCCGGTGCAATATCTGAGCTTTCTCTCTTCGGCGCTGCACGGCGATTTCGGCAATTCCTTCGTCTTCAACCGTCCCGCGCTTCAGGTGATTTTCGAGCGGCTTCCGGCCACGCTTGAGCTGACCATCACCGCGATGATCCTGTCGCTGCTGATCGGGATGCCGCTGGGGCTTTGGGCCGGGACGCGGCCGGGCTCGCGGGTCGATGAGACGGTGATGACCGGCTCGATCCTCGGCTTTTCGCTGCCGAATTTTTGGCAAGGCATGATGCTTGTGATGATCTTTTCCGTCTGGCTGGGCTGGCTGCCCTCGACCGGGCGCGGCGAGACCGGCACGATCTTCGGCATCACGACGAGCTATGCCACGCTTGACGGCATCCGCCACCTGATCCTGCCCGCGACCAATCTGGCGCTGGCACAGATCGCGCTGGTCATCCGCATGACCCGCACCGGCGTGCAGGAAACCATGCCGCTCGACTTCGTGAAATATGCCCGCGCCCGTGGCCTGTCCGAGCGGCGCATCCTGTTCGTCCATGTGTTGAAGACGATCCTCATCCCGATCATCACCATTCTCGGCGTCGAATTCGGCTCGCTGGTGGCCTTTGCTGTGGTGACCGAGACGATTTTCGCCTGGCCGGGCGTCGGCAAGCTGATCATCGATTCGATCAACGCTTTGGACCGGCCGATCATCGTGGCCTATATCCTCGTGATCGTCTGCCTCTTCAGCCTCATCAACTTCGTCGTCGACGTGCTTTATTCGGCGCTCGACCCGCGCATCCGGGGGCGTCAGTGA
- a CDS encoding DUF3320 domain-containing protein, with product MQDLTVDTDSVRDSAVPASDAETDAVTGAATEAETPARLMLEVSAATKVNFATAQNDVAVVKAITITNPLDHAVSGLKLTLSAAPAILREKSWTIDRIAAGGSVTLPNLDTTLDPVILGGLDEAETGQLRFHLEGDGLEDVTLTLPVEMLARDEWGGLAEMDTVLAAFVSPNQPYVARILKEAARLLEAAGHSGAIDGYQSDDPGRVWMLAGAIWSAVTAHGLTYAVPPASFEQVGQKVRMPERIAAEGLATCLDTSLLLAAAFEAAGLNTALLFSQGHAWTGVWLVKRDFGQLVEPDVIELRKAVVAREFVPIETTLLTHRPSAGFEDAVALGRDRLGEAHETEFLQAVDINRARAARIRPLASHQTAGETPVDEVAAVAAALPKPLDFGLLPGERIEAEPDTALGRIERWQRKLLDLSLGNKLLNFKDARSTIPLICPDLAGVEDQLAEGTEFRLLALRDEQATAGRDLSPAEARQIELGVAEEALARKQLSVPLTATEMSGRLTDLFRKARLDMAEGGTNTLFLAMGFLRWKRTDRDPRSYRAPVLLIPVRLDRRSAQSEFRLSLFEDEVRVNFTLLEMLKRDFELRLPELEGELPRDQSGLDIPRILDLLRQRVRDVAGFEVVEEAALSTFSFAKYLMWKDLVDRTDSLRENPMVAHLVDNPDQAFAEAAEPMPAPRDIDQKHSPGDFLAPLPADSSQLAAVAAAAAGRNFVLIGPPGTGKSQTITNIIADQLGRGRTVLFVAEKSAALDVVHRRLSQLGLGAAVLELHSNKADRKKVLQQLDRSWARASSQDAQDWIRVSDDLHLTRDQLNAYVEALHRKGTQGFSVYAAVGRAIQTAPPFTLSFANKDCHDPQAWAALATLAENLGALHNRIADLDPNGPISLLDRGEWSFGWQDRFTAASAKLEATTLGRAQARQTVATALGMAAEPVTEAIAAALTRLARARSEGDEIPPLALAQLTSLREALPALEAALAEAKSARGQLKADYADELLADIPVESLDLQWREAQGKIWPFAGMAQSKLRKMLQTYARSGQADPASDLAALKRLIRARAEIKAAPFVGLPGFDGEASDLAAMRAHLSNAADYLALESDLIAAGLPASLSAARDELTKAHAGRHGPGLLALLGAAAKEEEARAEFEALGGRVSPEAAAYLPALVALAPRFPDWLKWRSAREHALASGLAPLVEALDRGARVPNTRQAFEDAYLRWWLPLAMDAAPPLRAFAQWQHEALIAKFRELDAEQAKLAAQEALRRLGNDLPQKDSVPRKSELGGLRHQIGLERPSKALRALISEMPTTFGKLAPCVLMSPLSVAQYLPAGQAQFDLVIFDEASQISTWDAIGAIARGKQAIIVGDPKQMPPSNFFGRADQSDEADEDLALYEKDMPSILDEVAVAGIPTHRLNWHYRSRDEALIAFSNHFYYDGGLVTFPAPGAEAQAVQMYPVKGTYLRGKGRTNPEEARAITAFICARLRAWLELDVAKRPTLGVITFNQPQQALIQDLLDAELQKDERLEWFFSDDRDEPLIVKNLENIQGDERDIMLFSITYGPDHAGKIPMSFGALNGQGGEKRLNVAVTRARAELHIFSSIAAEQIDLSRTRSRGVADFKAFLDYAKRGAVALGGQDRGSLGGVDSPFEEAVMEALRIKGWDIRTQIGVSDYRIDLGVRHPDHAGAWLAGVECDGARYHGSATARDRDRVRQAVLEGLGWNILRIWSTEWFRAPQATLEIIDQSLHKLLDADRARRLTEAAKHAQASAEASELESEPAMQAEPEAADHDAMPEIHLVEAAEPVDAAPDAPEEAATETPVPPVPHPQFADAARPASEGVSESVSEAAPTQSKPRPALDPDRFFEESYGPVLVQLMADLLAEQAPVTADNLAKQVTQAHGWQRTGGRIRARIDQLLPAFAQSDEAGTAFVWPTSGPQARVPFRGMADRTARDISRHEIASLLDRIGVEVAQSEDPALELARQMGIARLSKDTRLYLEACLNWHS from the coding sequence ATGCAAGACCTCACGGTTGACACCGATTCTGTCCGGGACTCTGCTGTCCCGGCCTCGGACGCCGAAACCGATGCCGTAACCGGGGCCGCCACTGAGGCTGAAACGCCCGCGCGGCTGATGCTCGAGGTCAGCGCCGCCACCAAGGTCAACTTCGCGACCGCCCAGAATGATGTCGCGGTGGTGAAGGCGATCACGATCACGAACCCGCTCGATCACGCGGTCTCTGGCCTCAAGTTGACCCTGAGCGCCGCGCCCGCGATCCTGCGCGAGAAAAGCTGGACGATTGACCGGATCGCCGCAGGCGGCTCGGTCACGTTGCCGAACCTCGACACCACACTCGATCCGGTCATTCTCGGCGGTCTTGACGAGGCCGAGACCGGGCAGCTGCGTTTCCATCTTGAGGGCGACGGCCTTGAGGATGTCACCCTGACCCTGCCGGTCGAGATGCTGGCGCGGGACGAATGGGGCGGGCTTGCCGAGATGGATACCGTGCTTGCGGCCTTCGTCTCGCCGAACCAGCCCTATGTCGCCCGGATCCTCAAGGAAGCCGCGCGACTGCTCGAGGCGGCGGGGCATTCTGGCGCAATCGACGGCTATCAAAGCGATGATCCGGGTCGGGTCTGGATGCTTGCGGGCGCGATCTGGTCGGCGGTGACCGCGCATGGCCTCACCTATGCGGTGCCGCCCGCCTCCTTCGAGCAGGTCGGGCAGAAGGTCCGGATGCCCGAGCGGATCGCGGCCGAGGGGCTTGCGACCTGTCTCGACACCAGCCTGCTCCTTGCGGCGGCCTTCGAGGCGGCGGGGTTGAACACGGCGCTGCTCTTTTCGCAAGGTCATGCCTGGACCGGGGTCTGGCTGGTCAAGCGCGACTTCGGCCAGCTGGTTGAGCCCGATGTGATCGAACTGCGCAAGGCGGTCGTCGCGCGCGAATTCGTCCCGATCGAAACCACCCTGCTCACCCATCGCCCGAGCGCGGGCTTTGAGGACGCCGTCGCACTGGGTCGCGACCGTCTGGGCGAGGCCCATGAGACCGAGTTTCTTCAGGCCGTCGACATCAACCGCGCCCGCGCCGCCCGCATCCGCCCGCTTGCCAGCCATCAGACCGCGGGCGAGACCCCGGTGGATGAGGTTGCCGCCGTCGCCGCCGCCTTGCCGAAACCGCTCGATTTTGGCCTTTTGCCGGGCGAGCGGATCGAAGCGGAGCCGGATACCGCGCTTGGCCGGATCGAGCGGTGGCAGCGCAAGTTGCTCGACCTCTCGCTTGGCAACAAACTGCTGAACTTCAAGGATGCGCGCAGCACGATCCCCTTGATCTGCCCCGATCTCGCCGGGGTCGAGGATCAGCTCGCGGAGGGCACCGAGTTCCGCCTGCTCGCCCTGCGCGATGAACAGGCGACCGCCGGGCGCGATCTCAGCCCCGCCGAGGCGCGCCAGATCGAGCTTGGCGTCGCCGAAGAGGCTTTGGCACGCAAGCAGCTATCGGTTCCGCTGACCGCCACGGAAATGAGCGGGCGGCTTACGGATCTGTTCCGCAAGGCGCGCCTCGACATGGCCGAGGGCGGCACCAATACGCTGTTCCTTGCCATGGGGTTCTTGCGCTGGAAACGCACGGACCGCGACCCACGCAGCTATCGCGCGCCGGTCCTGCTGATCCCGGTCCGGCTTGATCGCCGCTCGGCCCAGTCCGAATTCCGCCTCTCGCTCTTTGAAGATGAGGTGCGGGTGAACTTCACGCTTCTCGAAATGCTCAAACGCGATTTCGAGCTGCGCCTGCCCGAGCTTGAGGGCGAGTTGCCGCGCGATCAAAGCGGGCTCGACATTCCCCGCATTCTCGACCTGCTGCGCCAGCGCGTGCGCGATGTCGCGGGCTTTGAGGTCGTCGAAGAGGCCGCGCTTTCGACCTTTTCCTTCGCCAAATATCTGATGTGGAAGGATCTGGTCGACCGCACTGACAGCCTGCGCGAAAACCCGATGGTCGCACATCTGGTCGATAATCCCGATCAGGCCTTTGCCGAAGCCGCCGAGCCGATGCCCGCGCCGCGCGACATCGACCAAAAGCACAGCCCGGGCGATTTTCTGGCGCCGCTGCCTGCAGACAGTTCGCAGCTTGCGGCGGTAGCCGCAGCCGCCGCGGGGCGGAATTTCGTGCTGATCGGGCCGCCGGGCACGGGCAAAAGCCAGACCATCACCAATATCATCGCCGATCAGCTCGGGCGCGGGCGCACGGTCCTGTTCGTTGCCGAGAAATCGGCGGCGCTCGATGTTGTCCATCGCCGCCTGTCGCAGCTTGGTCTCGGCGCGGCGGTGCTGGAACTGCATTCGAACAAGGCCGATCGCAAGAAGGTGCTGCAACAGCTCGACCGCTCTTGGGCGCGTGCGAGCAGTCAGGATGCGCAGGACTGGATCCGCGTCTCGGACGATCTCCACCTGACGCGCGATCAGCTTAATGCCTATGTCGAGGCGCTCCACCGCAAGGGCACGCAGGGGTTCAGCGTCTATGCGGCGGTTGGCCGCGCGATCCAGACCGCGCCGCCCTTCACGCTGAGCTTCGCGAACAAGGATTGCCATGACCCTCAGGCTTGGGCGGCCCTCGCCACCTTGGCCGAGAATCTGGGCGCGCTGCACAACCGGATCGCGGATCTTGACCCGAACGGGCCGATCTCGCTGCTCGACCGGGGCGAATGGTCCTTTGGCTGGCAGGACCGCTTCACGGCCGCCAGCGCGAAACTCGAAGCGACCACGCTTGGCCGCGCGCAAGCGCGTCAGACCGTCGCGACCGCGCTCGGGATGGCGGCAGAGCCCGTGACCGAGGCGATTGCGGCAGCCCTGACCCGGCTTGCCCGCGCACGGTCCGAGGGCGACGAGATCCCGCCCCTCGCGCTTGCCCAACTGACCAGTTTGCGCGAAGCTTTGCCCGCGCTAGAGGCCGCATTGGCCGAGGCGAAATCGGCGCGCGGCCAGCTCAAGGCGGATTATGCTGATGAGCTCCTCGCCGATATTCCCGTCGAGTCGCTTGATCTGCAATGGCGCGAGGCGCAGGGCAAAATCTGGCCCTTCGCCGGGATGGCCCAAAGCAAGCTGCGCAAGATGCTGCAGACCTATGCGCGCTCCGGTCAGGCCGATCCCGCCTCGGATCTCGCGGCGCTGAAACGGCTGATCCGGGCGCGCGCCGAGATCAAGGCCGCGCCATTTGTCGGTCTTCCCGGCTTTGACGGCGAGGCCTCGGACCTTGCCGCCATGCGCGCCCATCTGTCGAATGCCGCCGATTATCTGGCGCTCGAAAGCGATCTGATTGCGGCGGGCCTTCCCGCCTCCCTTTCCGCTGCACGCGACGAGCTGACCAAAGCGCACGCGGGTCGCCACGGGCCGGGGCTGCTCGCTCTTCTAGGCGCTGCGGCGAAAGAAGAAGAGGCCCGCGCCGAATTCGAGGCGCTTGGCGGTCGGGTCTCGCCCGAGGCCGCCGCATATTTGCCTGCGCTTGTGGCGCTCGCGCCCCGCTTCCCGGATTGGCTGAAATGGCGCAGCGCGCGCGAACATGCCCTTGCCTCCGGTCTCGCCCCGCTGGTCGAGGCCTTGGACCGTGGCGCGCGCGTTCCGAACACGCGGCAAGCTTTCGAGGACGCCTATCTGCGCTGGTGGCTGCCGCTCGCCATGGATGCCGCCCCGCCGCTGCGCGCCTTCGCGCAATGGCAGCATGAGGCACTGATCGCGAAGTTCCGAGAGCTCGACGCAGAGCAGGCCAAGCTCGCCGCGCAAGAAGCTTTGCGCCGTTTGGGCAATGACCTGCCCCAGAAGGACAGCGTGCCGCGCAAATCGGAACTTGGCGGTCTGCGCCATCAGATCGGGCTTGAGCGCCCGTCGAAGGCGCTTCGGGCGCTGATCTCGGAAATGCCCACGACCTTCGGGAAGCTTGCGCCTTGCGTGCTGATGTCGCCGCTCTCGGTCGCGCAATATCTGCCCGCAGGTCAGGCGCAGTTTGATCTGGTGATCTTTGACGAGGCCTCGCAAATCTCGACCTGGGACGCGATCGGCGCGATCGCGCGCGGCAAGCAGGCGATCATCGTCGGCGACCCCAAGCAGATGCCACCCTCGAATTTCTTCGGGCGCGCGGATCAAAGCGACGAGGCCGATGAGGATCTCGCGCTTTACGAAAAGGACATGCCCTCGATCCTCGACGAGGTCGCGGTCGCGGGCATTCCGACCCATCGGCTCAACTGGCATTACCGCAGCCGCGACGAGGCGCTGATCGCTTTCTCGAACCATTTCTATTACGATGGCGGGTTGGTGACCTTCCCCGCGCCCGGCGCCGAGGCGCAGGCCGTGCAGATGTATCCGGTCAAAGGCACCTATCTGCGTGGCAAAGGCCGCACCAACCCGGAAGAGGCCCGCGCCATCACCGCCTTCATCTGTGCCCGCCTGCGTGCCTGGCTGGAGCTTGATGTGGCAAAGCGTCCGACCCTTGGCGTCATCACCTTCAACCAGCCCCAGCAGGCGCTGATCCAGGATCTGCTCGACGCCGAATTGCAAAAGGACGAGCGGCTGGAATGGTTCTTCTCGGATGATCGAGACGAGCCGCTGATCGTCAAGAACCTTGAGAATATTCAAGGGGATGAGCGCGATATCATGCTGTTTTCCATCACCTATGGCCCCGACCATGCCGGCAAGATCCCGATGAGCTTTGGCGCGTTGAACGGTCAGGGCGGAGAAAAGCGGCTCAATGTCGCGGTGACGCGCGCGCGAGCGGAGCTGCATATTTTCAGCTCGATCGCTGCCGAGCAGATTGATCTCAGCCGCACCCGCTCGCGGGGCGTGGCCGATTTCAAGGCCTTTCTCGATTACGCCAAACGCGGCGCGGTCGCGCTTGGCGGGCAGGATCGCGGCTCGCTTGGAGGGGTGGATTCGCCCTTCGAAGAGGCCGTGATGGAGGCGCTGCGCATCAAGGGCTGGGACATTCGCACCCAGATCGGGGTGTCGGATTACCGGATCGATCTCGGCGTGCGTCACCCCGATCACGCCGGGGCCTGGCTTGCGGGGGTCGAATGCGACGGCGCGCGCTATCATGGCTCGGCCACGGCGCGTGACCGCGACCGCGTGCGGCAGGCGGTGCTCGAAGGGCTTGGCTGGAACATCTTGCGGATCTGGTCGACCGAATGGTTCCGCGCCCCGCAAGCGACGCTCGAGATCATCGACCAGTCCCTGCACAAGCTGCTCGACGCGGATCGCGCCCGCAGGCTGACTGAGGCCGCCAAACACGCGCAGGCATCGGCAGAGGCCAGTGAGCTGGAATCTGAGCCCGCCATGCAAGCTGAGCCGGAGGCCGCAGACCACGACGCAATGCCCGAAATCCACCTTGTGGAAGCCGCTGAGCCTGTGGACGCAGCGCCTGACGCGCCAGAGGAGGCTGCGACCGAGACCCCGGTCCCCCCTGTGCCCCATCCCCAATTTGCCGATGCGGCGCGCCCCGCGTCTGAGGGCGTTTCTGAGAGCGTTTCTGAGGCCGCGCCTACCCAAAGCAAGCCGCGGCCCGCGCTCGACCCCGATCGCTTTTTCGAGGAGAGCTATGGCCCGGTGCTTGTGCAATTGATGGCCGATCTTCTTGCCGAGCAGGCGCCCGTGACCGCCGACAATCTGGCAAAGCAGGTCACTCAGGCCCATGGCTGGCAGCGCACCGGCGGTCGGATCCGCGCCCGGATTGATCAGCTTTTGCCTGCCTTCGCGCAGAGCGATGAGGCGGGCACCGCTTTTGTCTGGCCGACATCGGGTCCGCAAGCGCGGGTGCCCTTCCGCGGCATGGCTGATCGGACGGCGCGCGACATCTCGCGTCACGAGATCGCCTCGCTTCTTGATCGGATTGGCGTTGAAGTCGCGCAAAGCGAGGATCCCGCGCTTGAGTTGGCGCGTCAGATGGGGATTGCGCGTCTGTCAAAGGACACGCGGCTTTATCTCGAGGCCTGCCTGAACTGGCACAGCTAG
- a CDS encoding LysR family transcriptional regulator, translating to MDSELLRTFQAICDKGTTLAAAEVLGISQSAVSRRLTQIETELGLAMFVRERGRLIPTPENRALRAQILTVLAQNERLATMARELGSGNSAMVTLRVAVPASLTMTIIPQVMRDFTAISDRVQVEIHTGTYDTIERMLLDDRAEIGFLRMPTQRLGLASTPLFAVDTVCVMPADHPMAAREAISIRDLSNEPLILLGKMRQPRHEIDLLFMSLGLRPKIRIEAHSVMSACALAAHGLGITLVNGLMARDYAHLPIAIRPLTEPLRHHFAFAMPENIPPSETARRFIEVAERRFAQILTV from the coding sequence GTGGATTCAGAGCTTCTGCGGACCTTTCAGGCCATCTGCGACAAGGGCACAACGCTGGCCGCGGCGGAGGTTTTGGGCATTTCGCAATCTGCGGTCAGCCGGAGGTTGACCCAGATCGAGACCGAACTTGGTCTCGCGATGTTCGTGCGCGAGCGCGGGCGGCTGATCCCGACCCCGGAAAATCGCGCCTTGCGGGCGCAGATCCTGACGGTTCTGGCCCAGAACGAGCGGCTCGCGACCATGGCGCGCGAGCTCGGCTCGGGCAATTCGGCGATGGTGACGCTGCGCGTCGCGGTTCCGGCCAGCCTGACCATGACGATCATTCCGCAGGTCATGCGCGATTTCACCGCAATCAGCGACCGCGTGCAGGTCGAAATCCATACCGGCACCTATGACACGATCGAGCGGATGCTGCTCGACGACCGCGCCGAGATCGGCTTTCTGCGGATGCCGACCCAGCGTCTTGGCCTTGCCTCAACGCCGCTCTTTGCCGTGGATACGGTCTGCGTGATGCCCGCCGATCATCCCATGGCCGCGCGCGAGGCGATCTCGATCCGCGATCTGTCGAATGAGCCGCTGATCCTTCTGGGCAAGATGCGCCAGCCCCGCCACGAGATCGACCTGCTGTTCATGTCGCTTGGCCTGCGCCCCAAGATCCGGATAGAGGCCCATTCGGTCATGTCCGCCTGCGCGCTCGCGGCGCATGGTCTGGGCATCACTTTGGTCAACGGGTTGATGGCGCGCGATTATGCCCATCTGCCGATCGCGATCCGCCCGCTAACGGAACCCTTGCGCCACCATTTCGCCTTCGCCATGCCCGAAAACATCCCGCCCTCGGAAACCGCGCGCCGCTTTATCGAGGTTGCCGAACGCCGCTTTGCGCAGATCCTGACGGTGTAG
- a CDS encoding ABC transporter ATP-binding protein, which produces MSASAQVPVAEARGVSKRFQRKTDMIERFVGRLTGAAEPPTVHALDNVSLTVMKGEVVGLVGESGCGKSTLGRAIAGMLPVSDGVIAHEGRDIASLRGRARMAMRLGTQIIFQDPMSSLNPRKTVREIIGEAPRVHGLVAARDIDRLVSDLLARVGLDPAMANRYPHQFSGGQRQRIGIARALAVKPEFLICDESIAALDVSIQAQVINLFMDLKRDLGLTLLFISHDLSVVQHISDRVVVMYLGRVVESAPTDEIFGPEGPRHPYTAALLAEVPRIERREHSFSTVKGEIPSPLHPPSGCHFHPRCPFAMDICKTTRPELRDFAGGHAAACHLHDGQGLRDQNSTNQNSSLQGAK; this is translated from the coding sequence ATGAGCGCGTCCGCACAGGTTCCCGTTGCCGAGGCGCGGGGCGTCAGCAAGCGTTTCCAGCGCAAGACCGACATGATCGAGCGGTTCGTCGGCCGTCTGACCGGCGCGGCTGAGCCGCCAACGGTCCATGCGCTCGACAATGTCAGCCTGACCGTGATGAAGGGCGAGGTCGTCGGGCTGGTCGGTGAATCGGGCTGCGGCAAATCCACGCTTGGCCGCGCCATTGCCGGAATGCTGCCGGTCTCGGACGGCGTGATCGCGCATGAGGGCCGCGACATCGCCAGCCTGCGCGGGCGCGCGCGCATGGCGATGCGGTTGGGCACCCAGATCATCTTTCAGGACCCGATGTCCTCGCTCAACCCGCGCAAGACAGTGCGCGAGATCATCGGCGAGGCGCCCCGCGTCCATGGGCTGGTCGCCGCGCGCGACATCGACCGGCTGGTCAGCGATCTGCTGGCCCGCGTCGGCCTTGATCCGGCAATGGCCAACCGCTACCCGCACCAGTTTTCCGGCGGCCAGCGCCAGCGCATCGGCATTGCCCGCGCCTTGGCGGTGAAGCCGGAGTTCCTGATCTGCGATGAAAGCATCGCCGCGCTCGATGTCTCGATCCAGGCGCAGGTCATCAATCTGTTCATGGATCTCAAGCGCGATCTCGGGCTGACGCTTCTCTTCATCAGCCATGATCTGTCGGTGGTCCAGCATATCTCGGACCGCGTCGTGGTGATGTATCTGGGAAGGGTCGTCGAAAGCGCGCCGACCGACGAGATCTTCGGGCCCGAGGGTCCGCGCCATCCCTATACCGCCGCCCTTCTGGCCGAGGTGCCCCGGATCGAGCGGCGCGAACACAGCTTCTCGACGGTCAAAGGCGAGATCCCCTCGCCGCTTCATCCGCCAAGCGGCTGCCATTTCCATCCCAGATGCCCCTTTGCCATGGACATCTGCAAAACCACCCGCCCCGAGCTGCGTGATTTCGCGGGCGGCCATGCGGCGGCCTGCCATCTCCATGACGGTCAAGGGCTGCGCGACCAGAATTCCACCAATCAAAACTCCAGCCTTCAGGGGGCAAAATGA